Proteins encoded together in one Benincasa hispida cultivar B227 chromosome 1, ASM972705v1, whole genome shotgun sequence window:
- the LOC120070851 gene encoding 60S ribosomal protein L27, protein MVKFLKPNKAVIILQGRYAGRKAVIIRAFDDGTRDRAYGHCLVAGIKKYPAKVIRKDSAKKTAKKSRVKAFIKLVNYRHLMPTRYTLDVDLKDVVTIDSLLSKDKKVTAAKETKKRFEERFKTGKNRWFFTKLRF, encoded by the coding sequence ATGGTGAAGTTCCTCAAGCCTAACAAAGCCGTCATCATCCTTCAAGGCCGTTACGCTGGCCGGAAGGCGGTCATCATTCGTGCCTTTGACGACGGAACTCGGGATCGGGCTTATGGCCACTGCTTAGTCGCCGGAATCAAGAAGTACCCGGCCAAGGTCATCCGCAAGGACTCTGCCAAGAAGACTGCTAAGAAATCCCGAGTCAAGGCCTTCATCAAGCTCGTCAATTACAGGCACCTGATGCCGACCAGGTACACTCTCGATGTCGATCTTAAAGATGTTGTCACTATTGATTCATTGCTATCCAAGGACAAGAAGGTAACCGCCGCCAAGGAGACCAAGAAGAGATTCGAGGAAAGGTTCAAAACCGGAAAGAACAGGTGGTTTTTCACCAAGCTTAGGTTCTGA